A genome region from Schistocerca nitens isolate TAMUIC-IGC-003100 chromosome 4, iqSchNite1.1, whole genome shotgun sequence includes the following:
- the LOC126252959 gene encoding tRNA N(3)-methylcytidine methyltransferase METTL6 has product MDAHVEESDERSVERTLTADERSKLENQNSRLVPQFLATKLELEAKKNWDLFYKRNDTRFFKDRHWTVREFSELSECSASEKSKVLLEVGCGVGNFVYPLIEEKLNLFIYACDFSPRAIEYVKSHSLYDETKIKAFQVDITTDEIFHYLQCGSVDIVTLVFVLSAIHPDKFLQTLRTLFKLLKPGGIMLFRDYGLYDMAQLRFKAGNKIAENFYMRQDGTRSYYFSVEEVHQLVKDAGFQVTTNSYIHRRTVNRREEIDVPRIFIQGKFRKVPP; this is encoded by the exons ATGGACGCCCACGTGGAAGAAAGTGATGAAAGATCAGTGGAAAGAACGTTGACTGCAGATGAACGCAGCAAATTAGAGAATCAAAATAGCAGACTAGTTCCTCAGTTTCTGGCAACGAAATTAGAATTAGAAGCAAAGAAGAATTGGGATCTTTTTTATAAACGAAACGACACGCGTTTTTTTAAGGATAGACATTGGACTGTTAGAGAATTCAGTGAATTATCAGAGTGTTCTGCAAGTGAAAAATCGAAAGTTCTTTTAGAAGTGGGTTGCGGAGTGGGAAACTTCGTTTACCCATTAATTGAGGAGAAATTGAATTTGTTCATTTATGCATGCGATTTCTCACCGAGAGCAATAGAATACGTGAAGTCGCATTCGTTGTACGATGAGACGAAGATAAAAGCGTTTCAGGTGGACATAACAActgatgaaatatttcattatttacaatGTGGATCAGTAGATATTGTAACATTGGTCTTCGTACTTTCTGCTATTCATCCAGATAAGTTCTTGCAAACATTGAGGACATTATTTAAATTGTTGAAGCCAGGAGGAATTATGTTGTTTAGAGATTATGGTCTTTACGACATGGCACAACTCAGGTTTAAAGCAGGAAATAAAATAGCGGAAAATTTTTATATGCGCCAGGATGGTACAAG GAGCTATTACTTTTCGGTTGAAGAAGTTCACCAGTTAGTGAAAGATGCTGGATTTCAAGTAACCACTAATTCATACATTCACAGGCGAACAGTTAACAGAAGGGAAGAAATTGATGTACCCAGAATTTTTATTCAAGGAAAATTCAGAAAAGTTCCTCCATAA